ATTAACCGATCCTAAAAAGGATTCACTTCATTTCTATTATGATACTTTTCAGAGGCTGATCGCCTCTACAGACAACCTCAATAATCTTGTAGGCATCAATAAATACCGTTACGCCAGCGAAGATGCTGCAGGTCACAATTGGGTTGAGACCACGCTGTTCAAAGAGGCGCTTCCGTATGATCCATTAGATGACTATACATCTGTTCCGGATGCAGATAAAACCGTCGGTATCACATACCTTGACGGTCTTGGCAGGCCTGTTCAGCAAATTGCAAAAGGGCAGTCGGGACTGGGACACGACCTCATTACTTTTATGAAATATGACATGCTGGGCAGGCAGCCTTTCCAGTACCTTCCATATGTCCGACAAGACAACAGTACCGAATTTGACACTAGTGCAGAATCAAACCAGGCCCTCTTTTATGCAGATACTTCCGGATCACTCACAGGCAATCCTGATTTCGAAAACACCACGAATCTTGGCGCTGAGACCAAATATGAAGCCTCACCCATGAAGAGGCCGATAGAACAGGCCGCACCGGGCAATGCCTGGGCAAGTGCTACAGAACACACACTGAAATCTGAAATCCTTAGTAACGATGCTAATGAAGTTAGGCTTTACAAGGTAACCGCCAATTGGAACCCCACTTTCGAAATCTATGATGCAACACTAAGCTACAGCAGCTATTATCCTCCAGGCGAGCTATACAAGTCGGTAGTGAAAGATGAAGACTGGAGAACTGGACAGCCCTATCCAAACGAGCATACTACCGCTGAATTCAAGAATCCGGAGGGCCGGGTAGTGTTGAAGAGGCGATATAAAGAAAATGAGACTTTCGATACGTATTATGTTTACGACCAATATGGCAACCTGAGCTTTGTAATCCCGCCTAAAGCAAACATCACTGAAGTCGCAACCTCTACGGATGCAATCAATGGGCTGTGTTACCAGTATCGTTACGACAGGCGAAACAGGCTTGCTGAGAAAAAGCTTCCAGGCAGGCAATGGGAATATATCGTATATGACAAACTGGACAGGGTTGCACTTACCGGCCCTGCTGCTTCCCCCTTTCTTGATGGCGGAACAGGATGGATTACAAACCGTTATGACGCATTGGGACGTGTTGTTTACACTGCGTGGAAAAGCCAGGCAGCAACTAGGGAAAACAGGAAATCACTTCAATTTGACCAGGATAATTCGTTTTTGCATGAGGTAGAGGCCGAAGCGCACAACATCAACGGTATCCTGGTTCCTTACAGTAACAATGTCAAGCCACAGGATGGGTTGCATATCCTGACTATCAATTACTATGACGATTACGACGAGACTCTGGCGCTGCCATTACCGACAGATATCGAGACCCAGCCCATACGGAACAACGTACACGGTATGGCTACCGGTAGCTGGGTGCGGGCGCTTGAAGGGGTCAATAATACGAATGGAACCAGTTCTTTTGTGCTGTATGACGAGAGGAGCAGGCCGGTAAGCACCTATTCCAAAAACTACATTGGCGGCCATACGCAGGTCAACACGCTGCTGGATTTTACGGGCAAGCCTGAATATACGCTGACGATGCACAGGCGTACCAATGCCGATGATGAAATCGTGTTGAAGGACAACTTTACATATGACGCGCAGGAGCGCCCTGTGTCGCACATCCACCAGATCGGCACAGGCACGCCCGAACTGCTGTCGTATAATCAATATGATGAACTTGGCCAGCTCATTGTAAAAAAGACCGGCGGACAGGATACTACCGGAAATACTTTTTACCAGCATATCGATTATTCGTACAACATACGCGGCTGGCTCACTAAAATTAACAATGTAAACGACCTGAACGATAGTTCCGGCATGCGCGACCTGTTTGCCTATAAGATCAATTACAACACCGTAGAACATACTATGCCCAACGTTACGAAACATTTTAACGGTAACATTGCCGAAACCTACTGGATCAGCGACAACGACGATACGCAACGCATGTACGGTTATGCGTATGATGTGCTGGACCGCCTTACCGATGCACATTATGCCAAGAATACCGATACCGGCACGCCTGTCATGATTGATTCGTATTACGAGCATGCATCCTATGACAAGAACGGCAATATAGGCACCCTGCAACGCAACGGGGAATATGACGACGATACCGATATCCTCCAGATCGACAGCCTTAGCTATACGTATAGCGAACAGAACCTAAACCGCCTGATCCGTGTTGACGATGACACTGATAACCCCAATGGCTTTAATGATGCGAATACGAACAGCAATGACTACGGGTATGACGACAACGGCAACATGACTTCAGACCTGAACAAGAACATCACGGCAATTACTTACAACCACCTGGACTTGCCGACGAAAGTGCAATTCGGTACAGGAGACAATTATATTACCTATCTTTACGATGCCACTGGCAATAAGCTAAAAAAAGTGGTTTACAAGATGGCGGACCCCGTCCCTGATCCGCCGTTGCCCAATGCGGAAGCGACGTATTACCTGGACGGTTTTCAGTACAAGAAGGGGATTTTGCAATTTTTCCCGACCAGCGAAGGCTATGTAAGGAACACGTTCTTTGATGATACGAACCATTTCAATTATGTGTATAACTATACGGACCATCTGGGGAACATCAGGCTGAGTTTTGGGTTTGATGATTATGATGCGACTGTGAAGATTCTGGAGGAGAACAACTATTACCCGTTCGGACTCAAGCATATGAACTACAACATGGGTAAGGTCGATTATGACAAGCTTTACCCTGATGGCGGGATCAGCCTGGTGCCACGAGCCCGCCTGCCTTACCAGTATAAATATAACGGCAAGGAACTGCAGACGGAGCTGGGATTGCAATGGTACGATTACGGCGCGCGCAACTATGATGCGGCGTTGGGACGTTGGATGAATATGGATCCATTGGCGGAGACTTCGCGACGATTTTCGCCGTATGCATATGCTTTGGACAATCCGGTGCGGTTTATTGATCCTGATGGTATGGAGGCGGATTCGACTGTGGATGCGGAGGTTGAAATGGGTGAAAAGAAGATTGATGGGGAGAGTGCTATTGAAGGTGATGACTGGATAAAAAGCCAAGAAACAGGTGCTTATGAATGGAGAAACGAAGTGACTTCTCAAAGTGACACCCCTGAGGGGTATTCTTATGTAGGGAAAGAAGATGTTGCGATAGTTCAGGATTTGTTCAACTCAGGCAATTCGTCAGTTTCTGACTGGGATACAGGATTGATTTCTACAGAAGATTTTGATAACCCCTATTCTGCAAGTGGTGCGGGTTTTAATAATATGAGTGCAAAGACTACTATGTCTGTAAATATTGCCGCCGATGTTACAACCACATATAATAGTGATGGAAGTATACAAAGCAAGCAGTTTAATGGCGTCAACATCAGTTCTTCTATTTCCGGAGAAGTGGTTGCTCCTTATCCAGGAGTAGAAATTAAGATGGTTGGCTTCAGTATGACATTGCAGGGGAATGAAATGAGTGCTTCCGTAATGAACAAGCAACCGGAGCTTAGGCGTGGTGGAGATGTGCCGACTTTAACATATT
This genomic stretch from Flavobacterium pallidum harbors:
- a CDS encoding DUF6443 domain-containing protein, which encodes MKTIQSIIQKAALIAVLFTTLLSNAQELATMPSLPSITPPSPTVAGLMHFEEVPVDKYTGQPDITIPLVSKNLGSGLTLSATLKYNTMGVRVNERSGWTGTGWSLDAGGVISRTVRGVPDEAKKPTLYDTHKIATGIYHLDVYWNYNSYSEAQRSEFRWNVNGTRLNRYDCEPDLYQFSVLGYTGRFIVDKVGSILVPKLLTKDNAVKVVLAPGDYDMNYNIIRFKVIDANGNSYLFDQKETITSTTSAVAVPYNSTEPIAPSMDHPITSYTSSWHLSEIRGALGQLLATFTYDDSTEAYDGVPSITINKVTNLSDVELHNPYNTSMIRPERSTATTAIVAETKKLAGIFFKDGTRLAFTVSAAHSHPETDGVYLTKVEYKKGTNTLIKEFDLNYDGINNGQRLFLVKVTENGTLGYDLKYNNKQLLPSFGDQENEDEWGYTRTFFKGHVPGHTYNEYNWQASYYGLLESISYPTGGKTTFGFEPHTYSFNGSTPITDFKANPRNYNYGTSSQRFHVNSSACRTYGFGNTNTCTLNPVNTFPGFYLTHEQIIYASYSDASEHDCGGAVGIPPIALYDIEFYNTDTNTGYKLPLANSEGLQKLLPEGHYIYKLKPTTYQSPGLDPEDPENPGNGPVQGIDLYIKIRLEFEEYFEAYKHLIGGGVRIANIMFYEGSELKRRVQYNYSEHGQEFPDQDGYIEGSDLSPYFLSSGAIDSRLDHIRKTYEFGEQKQLFYGGTGSIFFGATGVGYEVTTNEIGAELSKGNYVGYKSVRVSETDNGFTDYTYSSAREWPSPPTTFVYPFRPSMNLDYKRGLLFRTSVFRNDGKKISVNDNSYCYQEDVVAVTHTIGETSCSWKQFFDTYDDYANITGYFDRHPGCCLPGGVLNCGPSAPFSYVSDDLKAGWAKLTGSVKKEYFYNGSSTNMVETSDSFVYNDLNYQVKTQERLIKEGSVIQHYKTAYEYPVGDYDFGLFTSSENASITAMRNANIINSPVTVTYSKDSEQLQQVINTYRSDGLPASVRVSKGTGTPETRITYNSYDDSGNIQDVSMPGGAHTTYIWGYNKTLPIAKIENASFDKVYGAVFHPTGPPPYLDVFSEANLPAINALRDAPAFDKAMITTFVHNPGTGLVSLTDPKKDSLHFYYDTFQRLIASTDNLNNLVGINKYRYASEDAAGHNWVETTLFKEALPYDPLDDYTSVPDADKTVGITYLDGLGRPVQQIAKGQSGLGHDLITFMKYDMLGRQPFQYLPYVRQDNSTEFDTSAESNQALFYADTSGSLTGNPDFENTTNLGAETKYEASPMKRPIEQAAPGNAWASATEHTLKSEILSNDANEVRLYKVTANWNPTFEIYDATLSYSSYYPPGELYKSVVKDEDWRTGQPYPNEHTTAEFKNPEGRVVLKRRYKENETFDTYYVYDQYGNLSFVIPPKANITEVATSTDAINGLCYQYRYDRRNRLAEKKLPGRQWEYIVYDKLDRVALTGPAASPFLDGGTGWITNRYDALGRVVYTAWKSQAATRENRKSLQFDQDNSFLHEVEAEAHNINGILVPYSNNVKPQDGLHILTINYYDDYDETLALPLPTDIETQPIRNNVHGMATGSWVRALEGVNNTNGTSSFVLYDERSRPVSTYSKNYIGGHTQVNTLLDFTGKPEYTLTMHRRTNADDEIVLKDNFTYDAQERPVSHIHQIGTGTPELLSYNQYDELGQLIVKKTGGQDTTGNTFYQHIDYSYNIRGWLTKINNVNDLNDSSGMRDLFAYKINYNTVEHTMPNVTKHFNGNIAETYWISDNDDTQRMYGYAYDVLDRLTDAHYAKNTDTGTPVMIDSYYEHASYDKNGNIGTLQRNGEYDDDTDILQIDSLSYTYSEQNLNRLIRVDDDTDNPNGFNDANTNSNDYGYDDNGNMTSDLNKNITAITYNHLDLPTKVQFGTGDNYITYLYDATGNKLKKVVYKMADPVPDPPLPNAEATYYLDGFQYKKGILQFFPTSEGYVRNTFFDDTNHFNYVYNYTDHLGNIRLSFGFDDYDATVKILEENNYYPFGLKHMNYNMGKVDYDKLYPDGGISLVPRARLPYQYKYNGKELQTELGLQWYDYGARNYDAALGRWMNMDPLAETSRRFSPYAYALDNPVRFIDPDGMEADSTVDAEVEMGEKKIDGESAIEGDDWIKSQETGAYEWRNEVTSQSDTPEGYSYVGKEDVAIVQDLFNSGNSSVSDWDTGLISTEDFDNPYSASGAGFNNMSAKTTMSVNIAADVTTTYNSDGSIQSKQFNGVNISSSISGEVVAPYPGVEIKMVGFSMTLQGNEMSASVMNKQPELRRGGDVPTLTYSSHWNSTSIQNNSGKSFNLNFNFKGQYFNGTSGMSLIGAFGNTGIPNTTNLSTSIKFSH